The Lancefieldella sp. Marseille-Q7238 genomic interval AATGAGCTCAAGAGGAACAAGACGATTGCACGATTGAAGGGACGTCTTGATGAGTCTTTTGCCACGTTTAACCTCGATGAATTTTCCGGCACTGACACTACGCCCGAGGCTCTTGTTTCTGCCCTTCAGACGATGCCTTTAGGAGATAGTTTTCGCGTTGTGATCGTAAGAGAGGCTGACAAGCTTCCCAAGATTGCCTCTGACGCGTTGGTACGCTATCTTGATAATCCAAATCCCGCTACAACGCTTTTGCTGACCGCGCAAACACTTGCGAAAACTACTAGGTTGTATAAGGCGATAGCAAAAATTGACAAGAAGGCAATCGTTGAGTGCGCTTCTATGAAATCGTCTGAGCTTTCTTTATACGTTCAAAATCTCGCAAAAAGCCACGGGTTTTCGATTGATGATTCTGCCGCTCAAGAACTAATCAATCGAGTGGGAGATTCAACGGTTATGCTAGACGCGCAGCTCAAAACGCTTGCCGCGCTCGGCAATGGTCAGATGGTAACAGTTTCTTTTGTGGAACAGCATGTTGTTCGTACCGCTGAGGTAAAGCCTTGGACATTCTTGGACAGCCTCTCATCTCGGAATTTACCGCGCTCACTTGAGTTGTATGAGATGCTGCCCGATAAGAGCCCGCTGGGTCTTTTAACGCTCATTACAACGCGTGTACGAGAGCTTATTTGCGCTTCATCATTGAGCAGCCGGGGAGAGACGGCGTGTCTTGCCGCAGAATTAAAAAAACAGTATTGGCAAGTTCGAAGCTACACCGCGTGGGCTTCTGCTTTTAAGCCCGGTGAGCTTGAGGGGCTTCTCGCCACCTGCGCCTATTGCGAGCGGGAATTAAAAAGCGGTGGTGACGAGAAGACCGTTATGCTGAAGCTGATTATGCAGATGTGTAAGAAAAAGGCGAACTCCGAAGAGTCCGCCTTGACAGTGCAATGAGTGCGGCGTGCTGTGCACTTTATGAAAGCGTATTGACGAGTTTCTGAACACCGCTCTTGCGCTTGGCCGCCTGGTTCTTGTGGATGATGCCCTTGGAGGCAGCCTTGTCAAGAAGACGACCTGCCTTGTTAGCTGCAAGCTGAGCGGCGTCTTTATCGCCGGCTTCAACGGCAACGCGAACATGCTTAATGACGGTCTTGAGCTCGGAGCGGACAGCCTTGTTACGCTGACGTGCCTTCTCAGCGGTGAGAATGCGCTTCTTCTGAGACTTGATGTTAGCCACGTGTGGTTCCTTTCGAATGTACGATGTGAGGCCTCTACGCTGAGACACGATGAGGACAGCTTTGAAAGTATAGCACGATGCCCCCGGTATGAGCTATTATTTTCTCTATGAATACATACGATACTTCACATATCCGCAACTTTTCCATTGTTGCGCACATTGACCACGGTAAATCGACCATCAGCGATCGCATCTTGGAGCTTACTCATACCGTTGAAGAACGTGACATGGACTCCCAGCTGCTTGACACTATGGACATTGAGCGGGAACGCGGCATTACCATTAAGTCGAATGCCGTTCGCGTTATGTACGACGCGGACGATGGTGAGCGCTACCAGTTCAATCTGATTGATACGCCGGGACACGTTGACTTTACCTATGAGGTCTCTCGATCTCTCGCTGCGTGCGAGGGCGCGGTGCTTGTAGTTGACGCCACGCAGGGCGTCGAGGCGCAAACGGTCTCAAACGCCATGCTTGCCATGAATGCTGATCTGGATATCGTTCCTGCCATCAACAAGATAGATTTGCCCTCAGCCCATCCTGACGAGGTAAAAGAGGAGATTGAAGACAGCCTTGCTATTTCGGCCGATGATGCGGTCTGCGTTTCAGGAAAAACCGGCGAGGGTATCCACGATCTTCTCGAGGCGATTGTCTATCTTGTCTCTCCGCCAAAAGGGGACGAGAAAGCTCCGCTCAAAGCTTTGATTTTGGACTCTTATTTTGACCAGTTCAGAGGCGTAGTGGCAACGGTTCGCGTTTTTGACGGTTCTATCAAGGCCGGCGATCAGCTTATGATGATGCAGGCCAATATAGCGTTTCTTGTTGAGGAGGTAGGCGCCAAGCGTCCGCTTGAGGTGGCTTTTGAAACGCTTTCTGTCGGCGAGGTAGGCTATGTGGTTACCGGTTTGAAGGATCCCGGTGCCGTGCATGTCGGAGATACCTTGACGTATCGTGATGTTCCGTGCGAGAAGCCCCTGCCGGGATATCGAGAAGCGAAGCCTATGGTATTTACGGGACTTTTTCCCATTGACAACAAGCAATACGAAAATCTCCGCGATGCCCTTGATAAGCTGCGCGTGAACGATCCTTCACTGACCTGGACTCCTGAGACGTCAGTGGCGCTTGGCTTTGGCTTTCGTGTGGGATTTCTGGGTCTTTTGCATATGGAAGTGGTCAAGGAGCGTCTTGAACGCGAGTTCGACCTTGATCTTATTGCGACAAGTCCTTCCGTTGACTATCACGTATACAAGACTGACGGCACGATGCTTGAGATGACCAGCCCCCAAGATCTTCCTGATGTGACGCGTATCGATCGCATCGAAGAACCGTATCTCAAGGCGAAAATTATTGTACCTCCGGAGTATGTAGGCGCGGTCATGCAGCTGATCATTGATCACCGTGGCGTTTCAAACGATATGGTGTATTTAACCGACAAATCGGTTGAGATGCATTTTTCAATCCCCTTGGCCGAGCTCATCCTCGACTTCTTTGATCAGTTGAAGAGCCGTACCAAAGGCTACGCTTCGCTTGATTATGAATTTGACGATTACCGTCCGTCTGATTTGGTGAAGTTGGACATTTTACTTGCGGGCGACATTGTAGACGCCCTGTCGTTTATTGTGCACAAAGACAAGGCATATGGTCTTGCGCGTGGTCTGTGCGACCGCTTAAAGGGCATCATTCCGCAGCAACTCTTTGAAGTACCCATTCAAGGCGCGATTGGCAATAAGATTATTTCCCGCTCTACCGTTCGTGCCCGCCGCAAAGACGTGTTGGCAAAGTGCTACGGCGGCGACATTTCCCGTAAGCGCAAGCTGCTGGAAAAACAAAAAGAGGGGAAGAAGCGCATGAAACAGATTGGTTCGGTCGAAGTTCCCCAGGAGGCCTTCCTCGCTGTTTTGAACGTTGATGATGAGTGATTTTGTGAGCGCAGACGTAGCTGAAATTCTCAAACAAGAGGCCACTTCGGCAGGTCTTACCTCTCATCTTGCGCCCTTTGCCCAAGGAGTAAATTTGCGTGAGCGCTTGGCGCGCAATCCCGTTCTCATGGCGCCCATGGCAGGCGTGAGTGACGGAGCGTACCGACTTCTCGCACGCGCGGGAGGCGCGGCTCTTGCCTACAGTGAGATGGTTTCTGTGGCAGGCATTCACTTTGGTGGCGAGAAGACCTGGGAACTTGTCTATCCGCTCGTGCCGGAACCGGATATTGCGGTTCAGGTGTTTGGCTCAAAGCCCGAACAATTTCGTGAGGCGACTGCTCAGATAACTGAGCGTCTTGGCTCAAAGCTCGCTCTTATTGATATCAATATGGCGTGTCCCGTACCGAAGGTTGTCAAAAAAGGGGAGGGGTCAGCTCTTCTCGACAGCCCAAAACAGGCGGCTGAACTCGTGAGAGCCTGTCTGTCAGAGACAAACGTGCCGGTTACGGTCAAGATACGCCGAGGACGTCTGCAAGGCGAGGAACAGGCGCCTGAGTTCGCTCGCGCTATGGAGGCGGCGGGGGCGGCGGCTATAACCGTTCACGGACGCTTTGCCTCGCAGCTCTATCGGGGTACGGCTGATTGGGGCTGTGTGAGCCGTGTTGTGGACGCGGTGTCAATTCCGGTCATCGGCTCAGGAGACCTTATGAGCGCTCAAGATGTCGCATGCGCGCTTACAGAAACGGGCGTGAGCGCGGTGATGGTTGCGCGCGGTACCTACGGAAATCCGTGGATTTTCTCGCAAAGCACAACGCTTCTTGAGGGCAAGGCTATACCTCAGCCAACGCTCTTTCAGCGCCTTTCCGCCTTCAAACTGCACGTGCGCCTTTTGGACGCGGCTCATATCCATATCGCTCGTGCGCGAAGCCTGTCTGCCTGGTATTTTCGAGGCATGCCTCATGCCGCCTATTGGCGCGGGCGGTCGGTGCGATGCGAGAGCGCGTCTGATTTTATACATCTTGCCGACGAGCTTTTCTTTTGCGTGACACATGAGATTAATCCGGAGCATGAGAAGTATGCTGGAAGATAGCAGCTGGTCGGAGCGTCTGCATATGAGTGGCGTCAGGGCGCTCTATGTGCATATCCCGTTCTGCGCGCAGAAGTGCGCCTACTGCGATTTTGCTTCGTGGCAAACAGCGTCTTATGATGCGCTCATGGAGCACTATCAAGCGTCAATTGAGTCTCAGATACAAGAGACGCAGGAGTTGGGCCTGCTTGAGGATTGCCAAAGCGCCTATATCGGTGGCGGCACTCCAACGCTTCTCGGGAAAGCCCTTGGCCGCCTGGTGTCACATATACGGATGAGCGCGCCGGTGCGTGAGTTGTCCTGCGAGGCAAATCCCGATTCGCTTACCGACGGTGTGCTTGCGTCCTTACACGAGGCCGGAGCAACGCGCCTCTCTATTGGTGTTCAGAGCTTTGAGGACCGCGAGCTTGCCTTGCTTGGTCGTATCCATACGGCTCAGGAAGCCTTTGAGCGTGTGGAAGCCGCGCTTGCCTTGGATTTTGACGTTTCATGCGATTTCATGTGCGCCTTAGAAGGGCAAACGGAGCGCACATGGCGCCACACGCTTTTGACCTTTTTGCAGCTTGGTGCAGATCATGTGAGCATCTATCCACTGACGATTGAAGAAGGCACGCCTCTTGCACGCCGCGCACGCCGCACGGGAGCCGCATGGAACGATCAGGAGATACAGGCTGAGCGTATGCAGGAGGCCAAGAAGATCCTTGAAGGTGCCAGATATGCTCGCTATGAAGTAGCGAGCTACGCGCGAAACAATGCCGCATGCCTTCATAATATCGCGTACTGGACAGCTCTTCCGTATTTGGGGCTGGGAACCCATGCTGCTTCAATGCTGACGTCTGAAGGATACGCGAAGCTGCGCTCACTACAAAGACAACTTCCCGCAGCTCCGCGCAATGCTGCTCGCGTCCGTCTGACAGTGCAAGATGACCGCCGTACGATAGCTGCCGGCAAGACGCTTGCCGACACCGCTTTTGACGTGGAGTTTTTGAGCGCGCGAGAGGCTGTTGCTGAAGACCTCATGTTGGGCGCCCGTCTTTCAGAGGGGCTTTCGGAGGCGCTCGTCCAGCATGCGCGTGAAACGCTTGGGGTGGCGTGTGTGGACGAGACGCTTGAGAGCTGCGTGCGCGATGAGCTTCTCGCGCAAAACGATGCAAAACGTCTGGCGCCGACAGAGATGGGATGGCTTATGGGCAACGAGCTCTACGGTCGTCTGTGGGATCTGCATTAAGGGAGCCGTTTCTGGGTACAATTTGCGAGATTTGATTCGCGACGATTCGATCATATGGTTGGAGACAATGCATGGCATCAATGAACGAGAAGGACTACTACGCCATTCTTGAGGTCTCGGAGACCGCGACCACTGAGGAGATCCGGAAGGCTTTCCAGGTAAAGGCGCGAAAGCTGCATCCCGATGTCAACAAGGAGCCCGATGCCGAAGTGCGTTTCAAAGAGGTCTCCGAGGCGTATGCCGTGCTTTCCGATGCTGATAAACGCCGTCGTTACGATGCGATGCGCTCAGGCAGCCCCTTTGCGGGAGGTTATGGTCCTTCAGGCTCGCCCGCGGGATCGGGCACATATAGTCAAGATCCGTTTGGCTGGGGTTTTCCTTTTGGAGGCGTCAACTTTTCATCGTGGCGTTCAGGAAATTCACGCCGTTCGCGTGCGTACAAGCCTCAGACCGGCGCTGACATTGAGTATGACGTTACACTTACGCCTGAGCAGGCTCAAAAAGGAGTGCGTAAAGGAATTACCTATCAGCGCTTTGCCGCCTGTGAGGTTTGTCATGGCTATGGCTCAGTGCACCATAGCGAAGCGTCTTCAACGTGTCCCACCTGTGGCGGCACTGGTCACATTCACGTTGACCTGTCGGGTATTTTTGGCTTTGGAACCGTTGAGATGGAGTGCCCTGAGTGCGAAGGTACCGGACATGTGGTGGCTGACCCCTGCGATGCGTGCAGCGGAACAGGTCGCGTGCTCTCCGCGAGCGAGATCGTAGTTGATATTCCGGCGCATGCCCACGATGGGGACGAGATTCGCCTTGAAAACAAGGGAAATGCGGGTACCAACGGCTCAAAAACAGGCGATTTTGTGGTCAGGGTCCGCATTCCTGAGGAACAGGTTACCCTGCGTCAATCTATGGGAGCGCGCGCTATTGGCATGGCTCTTCCGTTTTTTGCGGTTGACATCGCAACAGGAGCTTCACTCATCGGCGCTATTATCGTTATCATGCTCGCTGTTTTCGGCGTTCGCAATATCATTATCGACGGCGTTAAACGCTCGCCGCGCTGGTGGAGAAATCTTGGCAACGCCGCAATCAACGGAGCTGCTACGGGCATCATATGGGCGCTCATGGCCTACATGTTCTTTTCCTGCACTGCAAGTCTTGGGCGCTGGTAGACAAGTCTTGCAGCGAGAAGGACAGGGCGAGAAAGTCGTGTAAAGAGAAAGCCGTGTGGAAAAGAGCCTTTTGCTCGGCGTGAGACGGTTCAGAGTTTTAAGTAATGGGAGACGTAAAGCGTGAAACCAAAGCGAGATTATTATGAGGTGCTGGAAGTTGAGAGAGATGCCGACCAGCGCACGATTAAGAGGGCATTTCTGAAAAAGGCGCGCAAACTGCATCCGGACGTGTCTGATGACCCTCATGCTGAAGACCTTTTCAAAGAAGTGAATGAGGCGTATTCGGTTCTCTCCGATGAAACGAAACGCTCCAACTACGACAGATACGGAGACGCGAGCGGCCCTGCTGGTTTTGGCGCGTCGTCGGGGTATGTCGATATGTCCGATATTTTCGGCGGAGGCTTTGGCGGTTTCAGCGATATCTTTGACTCGTTCTTTGGTGGGCGCAGCGGACGCGGTGGCGCGGCGGCTCGAACTCGCGGCTCCGATATGGCAATTCATCTTTCCGTTACGCTTGAAGAGGCTGCTGCCGGCACGCATAAGACCATTGCCTATGACAGACTCTCGCCGTGTGAGGATTGCGACGGCACTGGCGTTGGTGAAGGCGGACGAGTAGAAACCTGTACGCGCTGTCATGGTACAGGAGCGGTGATGCAGGTTCAAAAAACCGTTTTTGGTCAGATGCAGACCCAAACCGTCTGTCCTGAGTGTGGTGGCACGGGCAAAAAAATTACTGCGCCGTGTGAAACCTGCGCCGGAGAAGGGCGTACTCCTGAGCACGAACGCCTGACAATCGATATTCCCGCTGGTATACATTCCGGCCAATCGCTCGTTATGAAGGGCAAAGGCGAGGCTGGTGTTCGCGGAGACGTTGCGGGAGACCTTATTGTGACCGTTGAAGTTGCGGCTCATGAACATTTTGAGCGTCGCGGTGATGATCTCTACCGAGCGGTTACTATCGACGCTCTGCAGGCCATCATTGGGACGTCCGTGAGCGTTGCGGGTATTTTGCAGGATGAGAGCATTGAGATTAACATTCCCGCAGGCTGTCAATACGGTCAGCAGATTGTTGTTGAAAACCGCGGTATGCCGCGCATGAACAGTATCGCGCGTGGGAATTTTATTGCCATGATTCAGATACAAACTCCCGTTGATTTGAATC includes:
- the hemW gene encoding radical SAM family heme chaperone HemW is translated as MLEDSSWSERLHMSGVRALYVHIPFCAQKCAYCDFASWQTASYDALMEHYQASIESQIQETQELGLLEDCQSAYIGGGTPTLLGKALGRLVSHIRMSAPVRELSCEANPDSLTDGVLASLHEAGATRLSIGVQSFEDRELALLGRIHTAQEAFERVEAALALDFDVSCDFMCALEGQTERTWRHTLLTFLQLGADHVSIYPLTIEEGTPLARRARRTGAAWNDQEIQAERMQEAKKILEGARYARYEVASYARNNAACLHNIAYWTALPYLGLGTHAASMLTSEGYAKLRSLQRQLPAAPRNAARVRLTVQDDRRTIAAGKTLADTAFDVEFLSAREAVAEDLMLGARLSEGLSEALVQHARETLGVACVDETLESCVRDELLAQNDAKRLAPTEMGWLMGNELYGRLWDLH
- the dnaJ gene encoding molecular chaperone DnaJ; the encoded protein is MKPKRDYYEVLEVERDADQRTIKRAFLKKARKLHPDVSDDPHAEDLFKEVNEAYSVLSDETKRSNYDRYGDASGPAGFGASSGYVDMSDIFGGGFGGFSDIFDSFFGGRSGRGGAAARTRGSDMAIHLSVTLEEAAAGTHKTIAYDRLSPCEDCDGTGVGEGGRVETCTRCHGTGAVMQVQKTVFGQMQTQTVCPECGGTGKKITAPCETCAGEGRTPEHERLTIDIPAGIHSGQSLVMKGKGEAGVRGDVAGDLIVTVEVAAHEHFERRGDDLYRAVTIDALQAIIGTSVSVAGILQDESIEINIPAGCQYGQQIVVENRGMPRMNSIARGNFIAMIQIQTPVDLNRTQLLDLAAIVAERSLNSSDAPSAATNKASAEPKAKRPRPRKKTRK
- a CDS encoding tRNA-dihydrouridine synthase, which translates into the protein MSADVAEILKQEATSAGLTSHLAPFAQGVNLRERLARNPVLMAPMAGVSDGAYRLLARAGGAALAYSEMVSVAGIHFGGEKTWELVYPLVPEPDIAVQVFGSKPEQFREATAQITERLGSKLALIDINMACPVPKVVKKGEGSALLDSPKQAAELVRACLSETNVPVTVKIRRGRLQGEEQAPEFARAMEAAGAAAITVHGRFASQLYRGTADWGCVSRVVDAVSIPVIGSGDLMSAQDVACALTETGVSAVMVARGTYGNPWIFSQSTTLLEGKAIPQPTLFQRLSAFKLHVRLLDAAHIHIARARSLSAWYFRGMPHAAYWRGRSVRCESASDFIHLADELFFCVTHEINPEHEKYAGR
- the holA gene encoding DNA polymerase III subunit delta; the protein is MAQGLLPAYLAVGPNELKRNKTIARLKGRLDESFATFNLDEFSGTDTTPEALVSALQTMPLGDSFRVVIVREADKLPKIASDALVRYLDNPNPATTLLLTAQTLAKTTRLYKAIAKIDKKAIVECASMKSSELSLYVQNLAKSHGFSIDDSAAQELINRVGDSTVMLDAQLKTLAALGNGQMVTVSFVEQHVVRTAEVKPWTFLDSLSSRNLPRSLELYEMLPDKSPLGLLTLITTRVRELICASSLSSRGETACLAAELKKQYWQVRSYTAWASAFKPGELEGLLATCAYCERELKSGGDEKTVMLKLIMQMCKKKANSEESALTVQ
- a CDS encoding DnaJ domain-containing protein, with amino-acid sequence MASMNEKDYYAILEVSETATTEEIRKAFQVKARKLHPDVNKEPDAEVRFKEVSEAYAVLSDADKRRRYDAMRSGSPFAGGYGPSGSPAGSGTYSQDPFGWGFPFGGVNFSSWRSGNSRRSRAYKPQTGADIEYDVTLTPEQAQKGVRKGITYQRFAACEVCHGYGSVHHSEASSTCPTCGGTGHIHVDLSGIFGFGTVEMECPECEGTGHVVADPCDACSGTGRVLSASEIVVDIPAHAHDGDEIRLENKGNAGTNGSKTGDFVVRVRIPEEQVTLRQSMGARAIGMALPFFAVDIATGASLIGAIIVIMLAVFGVRNIIIDGVKRSPRWWRNLGNAAINGAATGIIWALMAYMFFSCTASLGRW
- the rpsT gene encoding 30S ribosomal protein S20, which encodes MANIKSQKKRILTAEKARQRNKAVRSELKTVIKHVRVAVEAGDKDAAQLAANKAGRLLDKAASKGIIHKNQAAKRKSGVQKLVNTLS
- the lepA gene encoding translation elongation factor 4, with product MNTYDTSHIRNFSIVAHIDHGKSTISDRILELTHTVEERDMDSQLLDTMDIERERGITIKSNAVRVMYDADDGERYQFNLIDTPGHVDFTYEVSRSLAACEGAVLVVDATQGVEAQTVSNAMLAMNADLDIVPAINKIDLPSAHPDEVKEEIEDSLAISADDAVCVSGKTGEGIHDLLEAIVYLVSPPKGDEKAPLKALILDSYFDQFRGVVATVRVFDGSIKAGDQLMMMQANIAFLVEEVGAKRPLEVAFETLSVGEVGYVVTGLKDPGAVHVGDTLTYRDVPCEKPLPGYREAKPMVFTGLFPIDNKQYENLRDALDKLRVNDPSLTWTPETSVALGFGFRVGFLGLLHMEVVKERLEREFDLDLIATSPSVDYHVYKTDGTMLEMTSPQDLPDVTRIDRIEEPYLKAKIIVPPEYVGAVMQLIIDHRGVSNDMVYLTDKSVEMHFSIPLAELILDFFDQLKSRTKGYASLDYEFDDYRPSDLVKLDILLAGDIVDALSFIVHKDKAYGLARGLCDRLKGIIPQQLFEVPIQGAIGNKIISRSTVRARRKDVLAKCYGGDISRKRKLLEKQKEGKKRMKQIGSVEVPQEAFLAVLNVDDE